A genomic window from Candidatus Obscuribacter sp. includes:
- a CDS encoding protein kinase, whose protein sequence is MDNDDSTYILEDEPEEPGRVDLSALPVAQPVVQKPRRLGGFPLPNSVPTERPPGASSDGSWQGNEPELAGGFVRGEFIDNEYKVIDFMGAGGAGGVYLVEHRRLKQSFALKVLHGSAAASEKKRQRFIREAKLSSRLEHPGIVKICNFGVHGDTTREPCLYYVMQVVPGVTLHQKLSQQAPLPLELAIDVALGLADALSYAHSKGVIHRDIKPANILLTQSSYTPGKPRLLMQPMLLDFGLARSIEEQGESLGLTGTRDIIGTPVYISPEQSRGRTLDPRSDFYSFGVTVFHMVAGCPPLLGSSGMETILLHQEMPAPSVREINPDAQCPDAMERILARCLKKEPADRYQSADELYSDLLAIKKKLYPATMGPPPLAMPSTLGSTGHTTSSKQAGRADQNGNLTGATSARDGTIDSTVNYIDVDLPSDPARPYTLPLMLGLAAVSLVLIGLLSFIVLTGNSKQAVIPKPKQSLLTNTVKDTITHTESDQEKFIASLKELARGIKTGSYLVQSDKAGKTRAYLLPADVPFGQFSYLSPGTGSTVPASLKHGRLMELPAGSYLNLLASPEVMAVPELLNGFDSRAIAYLHVSKQTTGVKRLLDLCSRFTEMVGLDLQRNDLDDGVFEYINKFDKLRFLNLHQTRVTASGVGTLRQLSSLLLLQVGPIEGDCFEFLSKLAPRATLACLEIEGNLLSDQSLAAIARQPNLVTLNLRHCGINTSRLELLKPLSKRLVYLDLQGNALGPEAIDTLSTFKQMRVLVIEPTGWTDQDKDRLAKALPQCLFKSTNDLQRQKSTDEDAY, encoded by the coding sequence ATGGACAACGACGATTCGACCTATATCCTTGAAGATGAGCCCGAGGAACCTGGTCGAGTAGATTTAAGTGCGTTGCCGGTAGCTCAACCAGTTGTCCAAAAGCCAAGAAGGCTTGGTGGTTTTCCGCTGCCTAACTCGGTCCCCACTGAACGCCCGCCTGGTGCAAGTAGTGATGGTAGCTGGCAGGGTAACGAGCCCGAGCTGGCTGGTGGCTTTGTACGCGGCGAGTTTATTGACAATGAATACAAAGTCATTGACTTTATGGGGGCTGGTGGCGCCGGTGGTGTCTATCTTGTGGAGCATAGACGGCTCAAACAGTCTTTTGCCCTCAAGGTCTTGCATGGTAGTGCTGCTGCCAGCGAAAAAAAACGCCAGCGCTTTATCCGTGAGGCCAAGCTCTCCTCGCGCCTTGAGCATCCTGGTATTGTCAAAATTTGCAATTTTGGTGTGCATGGCGATACCACGCGCGAACCCTGTCTTTATTATGTGATGCAGGTTGTGCCAGGCGTAACCCTGCACCAAAAGCTCAGTCAGCAGGCTCCATTGCCACTGGAGTTAGCTATAGATGTAGCCCTTGGTCTTGCTGACGCTTTGAGCTATGCCCATAGTAAAGGCGTTATCCACCGCGATATCAAACCTGCCAATATTTTATTGACGCAGTCTAGTTATACTCCAGGCAAGCCACGTCTCTTGATGCAGCCGATGTTGCTTGATTTTGGTCTTGCTCGCTCTATTGAGGAGCAGGGTGAGAGTCTCGGTCTTACTGGTACTCGCGACATCATCGGTACCCCCGTTTATATCAGTCCAGAGCAGAGCCGTGGTCGCACGCTCGATCCCCGTTCTGATTTTTATTCCTTTGGTGTCACTGTCTTTCATATGGTTGCTGGATGTCCGCCCTTACTCGGTAGCAGTGGCATGGAGACAATCTTGCTACATCAAGAAATGCCCGCGCCCAGCGTTAGAGAGATAAATCCAGATGCCCAGTGCCCTGATGCAATGGAGCGAATACTGGCACGTTGTCTTAAAAAAGAGCCAGCGGATAGATATCAAAGTGCCGATGAGCTTTACTCCGACTTGCTAGCTATCAAAAAGAAGCTTTATCCTGCCACGATGGGACCGCCGCCGCTAGCAATGCCATCAACCCTGGGCAGTACTGGTCATACAACGTCCTCAAAACAAGCAGGTAGAGCGGATCAAAACGGTAATTTGACTGGTGCTACCTCTGCTAGAGATGGCACTATCGATAGTACTGTTAACTATATAGATGTGGATTTACCGTCTGACCCGGCAAGACCATATACTTTGCCATTGATGCTTGGTCTAGCTGCTGTTTCGCTTGTCTTAATCGGCTTGCTTAGTTTTATCGTGCTTACTGGCAATAGCAAGCAGGCTGTTATTCCAAAGCCTAAACAGTCACTTTTGACCAACACAGTAAAAGACACAATAACCCACACTGAGAGTGATCAAGAAAAATTCATCGCCTCTCTCAAAGAGCTGGCTCGCGGGATTAAGACTGGATCTTATCTAGTTCAAAGTGATAAGGCTGGTAAGACAAGAGCATATCTTTTGCCTGCTGACGTGCCTTTTGGACAATTTAGCTATTTGAGCCCCGGCACTGGCTCCACTGTGCCAGCAAGTCTCAAGCATGGACGCTTAATGGAGTTGCCTGCCGGTAGCTATCTCAATTTATTGGCTTCCCCAGAAGTAATGGCGGTGCCAGAACTGTTAAATGGTTTTGACTCAAGGGCAATTGCTTATTTGCATGTTTCTAAGCAAACAACCGGCGTCAAACGCTTGCTTGATCTGTGCTCCCGGTTTACTGAGATGGTCGGTCTTGATTTGCAGCGCAATGACCTGGACGACGGTGTTTTTGAATATATCAATAAGTTTGATAAATTGCGGTTTTTGAATTTACACCAAACGAGAGTCACCGCCAGTGGTGTTGGTACACTGCGGCAGCTCTCCAGTCTCTTGCTTTTGCAAGTGGGTCCTATCGAGGGTGACTGTTTTGAGTTTTTGTCTAAATTAGCACCTCGTGCGACTCTAGCTTGTCTTGAAATAGAAGGCAATTTGCTCTCCGATCAAAGTCTGGCAGCAATAGCTCGGCAACCCAATTTAGTCACTCTCAATTTGAGGCATTGTGGCATCAATACCAGTCGTCTGGAGCTTTTAAAACCCCTGAGCAAAAGGCTTGTCTATCTCGATTTGCAGGGCAATGCCCTCGGTCCTGAGGCCATCGACACACTCAGCACTTTTAAGCAAATGCGAGTATTGGTAATTGAGCCCACCGGCTGGACAGATCAAGATAAAGACAGGCTGGCAAAGGCGCTGCCGCAATGTCTCTTTAAAAGTACGAATGATTTGCAAAGGCAAAAAAGCACTGATGAAGATGCATATTGA
- a CDS encoding cupin domain-containing protein, with protein MTTKAESTRDKLVHEQKLKEGQSYTAAHLGKLTTLDQYPMFVPSLNREVRGKVFIQDLIATTGCELSMNKLPAGVTVPFSHSHKENEEVFIFIKGQGQMAIDADVFDVTEGSVVRLAPEAVRCLRNTGAEELYYICIQSKAGSLGQHTFDDGVKVDHQIDWR; from the coding sequence ATGACCACAAAAGCTGAAAGCACCAGGGACAAACTGGTCCACGAGCAAAAGCTCAAAGAAGGTCAGAGCTACACTGCTGCCCACCTTGGCAAACTCACCACGCTTGATCAGTATCCAATGTTTGTGCCATCGCTCAACCGCGAAGTAAGGGGCAAGGTTTTTATTCAGGATCTCATCGCCACCACTGGCTGCGAGCTATCTATGAACAAATTGCCGGCGGGAGTGACTGTGCCTTTTAGTCATTCACACAAAGAAAACGAAGAAGTCTTTATCTTTATCAAAGGACAGGGACAGATGGCAATCGATGCCGATGTCTTTGATGTGACCGAAGGCTCAGTAGTAAGACTAGCGCCAGAAGCAGTAAGATGTCTGCGCAATACTGGGGCAGAAGAGTTGTACTATATTTGCATCCAGAGCAAAGCTGGCTCACTTGGTCAGCATACTTTTGATGATGGCGTCAAAGTCGATCATCAAATTGACTGGCGCTAA
- a CDS encoding YdcF family protein, with product MEKRNTIAVVLGSGLLNDGTPTEVTAMRAEHAAELAKYTQLDKIILSGFGPPGPTPTHGKSEAAVMADIVRNAFADQSQLPPLCIEDKSFDTFGNAVFTATEFLRAETPGTLYIVTSPFHLERAIYMFSHILGKAWTIKGHACAEWSKEDRQPGAPAAMQRARDFFSDVPKGDMDAALKKLKGRKPYATEVTAQRPAEASQSVNK from the coding sequence GTGGAGAAAAGAAACACAATAGCTGTTGTGTTAGGCAGCGGTCTGCTTAACGATGGCACTCCTACCGAAGTCACAGCGATGCGTGCTGAACATGCAGCCGAACTGGCCAAGTACACGCAGCTGGACAAAATCATCCTCTCTGGTTTTGGACCGCCAGGACCCACCCCCACCCACGGTAAATCAGAAGCCGCCGTGATGGCCGACATCGTGCGCAATGCCTTTGCCGACCAAAGCCAGTTGCCGCCGCTTTGCATCGAAGACAAGTCTTTTGATACCTTCGGCAACGCTGTGTTTACTGCCACAGAATTTTTGCGGGCAGAAACACCTGGCACGCTCTATATCGTCACGTCGCCCTTCCATCTGGAGCGGGCAATCTACATGTTTAGCCACATCCTTGGCAAAGCATGGACGATTAAGGGACACGCCTGCGCTGAATGGTCAAAGGAAGACCGGCAACCCGGTGCTCCCGCTGCCATGCAACGCGCCCGCGATTTCTTTAGCGATGTGCCTAAGGGCGATATGGACGCGGCTTTGAAGAAACTCAAAGGACGCAAGCCATATGCCACTGAAGTCACCGCCCAGCGCCCAGCAGAAGCGTCTCAGAGCGTCAACAAGTAA
- a CDS encoding efflux RND transporter permease subunit codes for MQRLRPVLMTALVASLGFVPMALATSVGAEVQRPLATVVICGLATSTILTLLVIPALYPLVCRQGKSVNDI; via the coding sequence ATGCAGAGACTGCGTCCTGTGCTTATGACTGCTCTTGTGGCCTCGCTTGGCTTTGTGCCTATGGCTCTAGCCACATCTGTAGGAGCGGAGGTGCAGAGGCCGCTGGCTACAGTAGTGATTTGTGGACTGGCCACCTCGACAATCTTGACACTGCTAGTGATACCAGCACTTTACCCGCTGGTATGTCGGCAGGGCAAAAGTGTAAATGACATTTAG
- a CDS encoding efflux RND transporter permease subunit, whose protein sequence is MTAPESTNIESTNNTYKPRDLLEATICAALDRRVLVIVASLLASVAGIWAFMTLKIDAVPDISNVQVTVTTNARGFAPREVEQYVTYPVELALQSAPRLKMQRSISKYALSQVTAIFEDGTDIYFARQQVAERLKQAQDQMPPNADIKMALGPIATGLGEVFQFEVTGPGYSLMQLRDILDWQVIPALKTVPGVDEVQSMGGEAKEYQVWLDPEKMHGYQVTVQEVLSALSRNNANQGGGYTIEQSDQILLRAEGMLKNPEEIEQVVIRRSPQGVIRVRDLGQAVIGKTLSQSIVTQNGIGETAIGIVVMRKGENSKQLVEKVKVKLEEINKTLPINVTTRIFYDRGVLIERTIDTVWHNLMFGAVLVVIVLFALLGSIRGGVIAALSIPLSLFGALIFLTMSGTSANLLSLGALDFGILIDGSVVMVENIIRKLSHGHTSAAQRLNVVKAAACEVASPVLFAVMIITVVYFPILGLPGVSGKTFQPMAITVVFGLLTALAIGLYLTPALSYFILEKKPKEEDSLAIKLVRKPYHRLLLTTVKHPVITFVASLTVFIVSLGLLPLLGAEFIPVLREGSMVLTVNRPVSGSLITAKEQTLKIEKLLRTIPEIESAVSRTGHSEVAFDPMGPDETDVFIILTAPSTWRSGQTQQKIEDEVSKLLTSNVPGLVFTLSQPIEQRMNELVAGARGDVAMRIYGPDLDKLRAIGAQVSALIAPIRGSSQIKLEQTSGLPILTAKLNQNALAAYGAIAQDALDTTAAAVDGKTVGVIFEGRPRYNLTVRFSPDAMKTPEALGDLPVAIAAGNLVPLRQLATISRGLDAAQITHTYGERSYLVQVNVNGRDLGSYVAEAQKTIDAKLVLPPGYRLTWGGQFENMKEAQASLMWLVPLALVMIFLLLYALYNDLRPGLLIFSISHWHLVVAYLDCLRAACHYLSQPEWDLSRSLEWLYSTVSCSYLPLKALSVTIKSSQDRQHC, encoded by the coding sequence GTGACAGCGCCAGAATCTACAAATATTGAGTCGACAAATAACACCTACAAGCCGCGTGATTTGCTCGAAGCAACAATTTGCGCCGCTCTCGATAGAAGGGTGCTCGTCATCGTGGCATCGCTTTTGGCATCAGTGGCTGGCATCTGGGCCTTTATGACGCTCAAAATCGATGCCGTACCAGACATATCCAATGTCCAGGTTACTGTCACCACCAATGCTCGCGGCTTTGCCCCACGCGAAGTAGAGCAGTATGTCACCTATCCCGTTGAGCTAGCTTTGCAAAGTGCGCCCCGCCTCAAGATGCAGCGCTCAATATCTAAGTACGCACTTTCTCAAGTCACTGCCATCTTTGAAGACGGTACAGATATTTATTTTGCCAGACAACAAGTAGCCGAGAGACTAAAACAAGCACAAGATCAAATGCCCCCCAACGCCGATATCAAAATGGCGCTTGGTCCAATTGCCACCGGTCTTGGTGAGGTCTTCCAGTTTGAAGTAACTGGACCCGGCTACTCACTGATGCAACTAAGAGACATATTGGACTGGCAGGTCATCCCTGCTCTCAAAACAGTCCCCGGAGTAGACGAAGTCCAGTCAATGGGCGGCGAAGCCAAAGAATATCAAGTCTGGCTCGACCCCGAAAAAATGCACGGCTATCAGGTCACTGTGCAAGAAGTACTTTCGGCTTTGAGTCGCAACAATGCCAATCAGGGCGGTGGCTATACCATCGAGCAAAGTGATCAAATACTTTTGCGCGCAGAAGGCATGCTCAAAAACCCAGAAGAAATCGAGCAAGTAGTAATCAGACGCAGTCCGCAAGGCGTGATCAGAGTGCGCGATCTTGGCCAAGCAGTGATAGGCAAGACCCTCTCTCAGAGTATCGTCACTCAAAACGGCATAGGCGAGACAGCAATCGGCATAGTCGTCATGCGCAAAGGCGAAAACTCCAAACAACTGGTCGAAAAAGTAAAAGTCAAACTAGAAGAAATCAACAAAACGCTGCCAATCAATGTCACTACTCGTATATTTTATGACCGTGGAGTCTTGATAGAGCGCACAATCGATACAGTCTGGCACAACTTGATGTTTGGCGCGGTATTGGTAGTGATTGTCCTTTTTGCCCTACTCGGCAGTATCAGAGGCGGTGTCATCGCTGCACTATCAATACCACTCTCGCTCTTTGGCGCTTTGATATTTCTCACCATGAGTGGCACCTCAGCCAATCTACTATCTTTAGGTGCACTCGATTTTGGCATATTGATTGACGGCTCAGTAGTCATGGTCGAAAACATCATCCGCAAACTCAGTCACGGTCATACAAGTGCAGCTCAGAGACTAAATGTAGTCAAAGCCGCCGCCTGCGAAGTAGCATCACCAGTGTTATTTGCAGTGATGATCATCACTGTGGTGTACTTCCCCATCCTGGGCTTACCAGGCGTCTCTGGTAAAACATTTCAGCCCATGGCAATTACTGTGGTCTTTGGTCTACTTACAGCACTTGCCATAGGGCTCTATCTCACACCGGCACTCTCTTACTTTATCCTGGAAAAAAAGCCAAAAGAAGAAGACAGCCTAGCCATCAAACTAGTGCGCAAACCATATCACCGACTGCTGCTCACAACAGTCAAACATCCAGTCATTACATTTGTGGCATCGCTCACTGTATTTATCGTCAGCCTGGGGCTATTGCCTTTGTTGGGTGCGGAGTTTATCCCCGTCTTGCGCGAAGGCTCAATGGTACTGACGGTCAATAGACCAGTCTCAGGCTCGCTCATCACAGCCAAAGAACAAACACTCAAAATAGAAAAATTGCTGCGCACCATCCCCGAGATAGAATCAGCAGTATCGCGTACAGGTCACTCAGAAGTAGCCTTTGACCCGATGGGACCAGACGAGACCGATGTCTTTATCATCCTTACAGCACCATCTACATGGCGCAGTGGTCAGACCCAGCAAAAAATCGAAGACGAAGTATCCAAACTGCTCACAAGCAATGTACCGGGGTTGGTCTTTACCCTGAGTCAACCCATAGAGCAGCGCATGAATGAGCTGGTGGCAGGTGCCAGAGGTGACGTAGCGATGCGCATCTACGGACCAGACCTGGACAAATTGAGGGCGATAGGAGCTCAAGTCAGCGCTCTGATAGCGCCCATCCGCGGTAGCAGTCAAATCAAGCTGGAGCAGACCTCGGGTCTGCCGATACTGACTGCCAAGCTCAATCAAAACGCATTAGCTGCTTACGGCGCCATCGCCCAGGACGCCCTTGATACGACAGCGGCAGCGGTAGATGGCAAAACAGTAGGAGTAATATTTGAGGGCAGACCGCGCTACAACCTGACAGTACGCTTTAGTCCTGATGCCATGAAGACTCCTGAGGCTCTAGGCGACTTGCCCGTGGCTATAGCAGCCGGCAATCTGGTGCCACTGAGACAACTGGCGACAATCTCACGGGGACTGGATGCCGCCCAGATAACGCATACTTATGGCGAGCGCAGCTATTTGGTCCAAGTAAACGTCAACGGTCGCGACCTGGGCTCCTATGTAGCAGAGGCGCAAAAGACAATTGACGCCAAACTGGTATTGCCGCCAGGTTATCGCCTCACCTGGGGTGGGCAATTTGAAAACATGAAAGAAGCACAGGCCAGTCTGATGTGGCTTGTACCACTAGCTTTGGTGATGATCTTTTTGCTGCTCTATGCTCTCTACAATGACCTGCGCCCAGGGCTTTTGATTTTTTCAATATCCCATTGGCATTTAGTGGTGGCATATTTGGACTGCTTGCGCGCGGCATGCCACTATCTGTCACAGCCGGAGTGGGATTTATCGCGCTCTTTGGAGTGGCTGTACTCAACGGTGTCGTGCTCGTATCTACCATTAAAAGCTTTGAGCGTGACTATCAAATCAAGCCAAGACAGGCAGCACTGCTAG
- a CDS encoding efflux RND transporter periplasmic adaptor subunit → MPAIHQASRYLGLIVSIALTPLALSACNSAIRPALLGNAPSTKATLSNQSALAQPVDPAIIQLDDRREKMAEIKVEPAGFKTLDQPLEFSSTVESPADTTGAIYSLVNGVVTRILVNAGDTVTKGQIVAYVNSPDIAEGQATYLHALSKIKECQAAKNLIKTRIELSRRDESRLSSLVKDGIAAQKEVEAARGRVTGTQSEMVAADSALLAAEAQLRAARSRIKSLGLDVPTQEVDNVTSELPIKSPISGIITQRFVNPGQTVGPASLASGAKSSAIAAVADLSKVWVMLEVPQSQVSRIKQGARVNFRTEVAPGKIYTGTVTRLGQSFDAVSHTALVRTEIPNYNFVLKPGMLVIATVEGMSKSLTKPTIALSAVQNIDGQDYVFVSLGEHRYKRRLVHCGDRTSSAVIIDSGLTPGEPIVVNGSFTLKTESVKASMGAQ, encoded by the coding sequence ATGCCTGCCATCCATCAAGCATCCAGATATCTGGGTCTCATCGTCAGTATTGCCCTTACACCTCTAGCACTGAGCGCCTGCAATAGCGCCATCAGACCAGCGCTGTTGGGCAATGCTCCCAGCACAAAAGCCACTTTGAGCAACCAATCCGCTCTAGCACAACCAGTCGATCCGGCAATCATACAGCTCGACGATAGACGTGAAAAAATGGCAGAAATAAAAGTCGAACCAGCTGGATTTAAGACCCTTGATCAACCGCTGGAGTTTTCGTCCACAGTCGAATCCCCCGCTGACACCACAGGTGCTATCTATAGCCTGGTCAACGGAGTGGTGACACGCATCCTGGTCAATGCCGGCGACACAGTAACAAAAGGGCAGATAGTGGCTTACGTTAACAGCCCAGACATTGCCGAAGGTCAGGCCACTTATCTCCATGCACTCTCCAAAATCAAAGAATGTCAGGCCGCCAAAAACCTCATTAAAACCCGCATCGAGCTATCCAGGCGCGATGAGAGCAGACTCTCCAGTCTGGTCAAAGATGGCATCGCCGCACAAAAAGAAGTAGAAGCAGCCCGCGGCAGAGTGACCGGCACGCAATCTGAAATGGTAGCAGCAGACTCGGCACTGCTAGCAGCCGAAGCCCAACTACGAGCAGCCCGCTCTCGCATTAAATCACTGGGTCTGGATGTACCGACTCAAGAAGTGGACAATGTCACATCCGAACTCCCCATCAAAAGCCCGATTTCGGGCATTATCACACAACGCTTTGTCAATCCCGGACAGACCGTTGGTCCAGCCAGCCTGGCTTCTGGAGCCAAATCCAGTGCCATTGCCGCCGTAGCCGACTTAAGCAAAGTCTGGGTAATGCTTGAAGTCCCCCAATCACAAGTTTCTCGCATCAAACAAGGAGCCCGGGTAAACTTCCGCACCGAAGTCGCTCCAGGCAAAATCTATACAGGCACGGTGACAAGACTGGGGCAGAGCTTTGACGCAGTATCACATACCGCTCTTGTGCGCACCGAGATACCTAATTACAACTTTGTCCTCAAGCCTGGCATGCTGGTAATAGCTACTGTCGAAGGCATGAGCAAAAGCCTGACCAAACCGACTATTGCTCTGAGCGCTGTACAAAACATCGATGGGCAGGACTATGTATTTGTATCACTGGGTGAGCATCGCTACAAAAGACGTCTCGTCCACTGTGGCGACCGTACTAGTAGCGCTGTCATCATCGATAGCGGACTGACACCAGGCGAGCCAATTGTCGTAAACGGCTCCTTTACACTCAAGACCGAATCGGTCAAAGCATCGATGGGAGCGCAGTAG
- the crtI gene encoding phytoene desaturase gives MIEATHAVVVGAGLGGIASALRLRARGYQVTLVDKCDSVGGRGRSFEIDGYKFDCGPTIITAPFLLDQLFELYGKKASDYYKLVPMMPWYRIMFADNSNFDYGGTTEATIAQINKFCPADAPGYIKLIEHCKKIFEVGFVQLGDQPFCSLKDMLQAMPDMVRLQSFKTVYELVSNYISDEHLRRALSFHPLLVGGNPYHTTSIYLLIQYLEREYGVYSAMGGTKSIIDALTVLMEEAGIKILLNSEVKQITTLDGKVTGIALASGTKIKSDMVIWNGCATYLYKNMLPDISRRKWTNKKVDNLKHSMGLFVLYFGTDKRYEHTAHHTIMLGETYKELLTELFDTKVLNQEPSVYLHAPTRTDSSLAPPRCDSFYVLCPVPNLQGDIDWSKQGPLLRDKIVALLQKRLLPDLQDHIVVERYITPQDFKVDLLSEFGAGFSIQPTLTQSAYFRYHNRSEEVAGLYLVGAGVHPGAGIPGVLCTAKTTQKLIDQDFTPAPVREMALGTSRT, from the coding sequence TTGATTGAAGCTACACATGCCGTAGTCGTTGGTGCCGGACTTGGTGGCATCGCCAGCGCTCTTAGATTAAGAGCGCGCGGCTATCAAGTCACACTGGTAGACAAATGTGATAGTGTCGGCGGTCGGGGCCGCTCTTTTGAGATTGATGGCTACAAGTTTGACTGCGGTCCGACCATCATCACTGCACCCTTTTTGCTGGATCAGTTGTTTGAACTATACGGCAAAAAAGCCAGTGATTATTATAAGCTCGTGCCGATGATGCCCTGGTATCGCATCATGTTTGCTGACAATAGTAACTTTGACTATGGCGGCACCACTGAGGCCACCATTGCTCAAATTAACAAATTTTGTCCAGCCGATGCACCGGGCTATATCAAACTGATTGAGCATTGCAAAAAAATCTTTGAGGTCGGCTTTGTACAATTGGGCGACCAACCATTTTGCTCACTAAAGGACATGCTGCAAGCCATGCCCGATATGGTCAGGTTGCAGAGCTTTAAAACAGTCTACGAGTTGGTCTCCAATTACATCTCGGATGAGCACTTGCGCCGGGCATTGAGCTTCCACCCACTACTTGTCGGCGGCAATCCCTACCATACCACCAGCATTTACTTACTGATTCAGTATCTTGAGCGGGAGTACGGCGTTTATTCAGCTATGGGAGGCACCAAAAGTATCATTGACGCGCTCACAGTCCTGATGGAAGAAGCCGGGATAAAGATACTGCTCAATAGCGAAGTCAAACAAATCACCACTCTTGATGGCAAAGTCACAGGTATTGCCTTAGCCAGTGGCACCAAAATCAAAAGCGACATGGTTATTTGGAACGGCTGCGCCACCTATCTATATAAAAACATGCTGCCTGATATCAGTCGTCGCAAATGGACCAACAAAAAAGTAGACAATCTCAAACATAGTATGGGTCTCTTTGTCCTTTACTTTGGCACTGACAAACGCTATGAACACACAGCTCACCACACCATAATGCTGGGAGAGACCTACAAAGAGCTATTAACAGAATTGTTTGACACCAAAGTACTCAATCAAGAACCAAGTGTCTATCTCCATGCGCCCACCCGCACCGATAGCTCACTTGCTCCACCAAGATGCGATAGCTTTTATGTACTCTGCCCAGTACCCAATTTGCAAGGCGACATCGACTGGTCCAAACAAGGACCACTTTTGCGAGACAAAATAGTCGCCCTTTTACAAAAGCGCCTGCTGCCAGACTTACAAGATCACATCGTAGTAGAGCGCTACATTACCCCGCAAGATTTTAAGGTCGACTTGCTTTCAGAGTTTGGCGCTGGTTTTTCGATTCAACCAACTTTGACCCAATCAGCATACTTCCGCTATCACAACCGCTCCGAAGAAGTGGCAGGACTCTATCTCGTCGGCGCTGGCGTGCATCCCGGAGCAGGTATACCAGGAGTCCTATGCACTGCCAAAACCACACAAAAGCTAATAGATCAGGACTTTACTCCAGCGCCAGTGCGCGAGATGGCGCTTGGCACATCCAGGACTTAG